The sequence TCGACGAAGTATTCGGTATGCAGCATTTCCCGGTGGATACATTCAGCGAACAGCTGCCACCTCTGGAGGCCGCGCTGCAGCCATTCATCCATGGTGTCTTCCATCGGGAGCAACCCTGGTTGGTGTTCAGCCCACACGTGCTGGCACAGCACCCGGGCTTCCTCGAAGTCGCAAGCTAGTTGGAACCGGTTGGGTCGGGACTCCGGCCCTTAGTCGAGACATGGAAATCGTAAGCGTGGTAGGTCCAGGCGGGGGCCGCATATGAAGAAAATCAAGACTGGCAATCTCTTTTCGGGCGCGCGTAGCAGCTCACTGATCGCGGTGCTGTTCATCGTTCTGATCGTCGCGATCGTGTTGCTGTTCGCCAACTTCGCCTACCTCAACACGCAGTCGAACCACGACAAGCAGTACATCGGCCACGCCGGCGAACTGCGCGTGCTCTCGCAGCGTATCGCGAAGAACGCCACCGAAGCGGCGGCGGGCAAGAGCGAGGCGTTCAAGCTGCTGAAAGAAGCACGCAACGACTTCGAAAAACGCTGGAACGTGCTGCAGAAGGGTGACGAAACCACCGGCCTGCCGCCGAGCCCGGCGATGGTTCAGCCGCAGATGGCCGACGTGCAGAAGGACTGGGACCAGCTGCGCAAGAACACCGACTCCATCCTCGCCAGCGAGCAGACCGTACTGTCCCTGCACCAGGTGGCAGCGACCCTCGCCGAAACCATCCCGCAGCTGCAGGTCACCTACGAGGAAGTCGTGGACATCCTCCTGGAGAACGGCGCCCCGGCCGAGCAGGTCGCGGTAGCCCAGCGCCAATCGCTGCTCGCCGAACGTATCCTCGGCTCGGTGAACAAGGTGCTCGCCGGCGACGAGAACTCGGTGCAGGCCGCCGACAGCTTCGGTCGCGACGCCAGCCTCTTCGGCCGCGTGCTGAAAGGCATGAAGGAAGGCAACGCGGCAATGAACATCACCAAGGTGACCAACGCCGAGGCGCTGGACCGCCTGAACGAGATTTCCGAGCTGTTCGAATTCGTTTCCGGCTCGGTGGACGAAATCCTCGAGACCTCGCCTGAGCTGTTCCAGGTGCGTGAATCGGCGAACACCATCTTCACCAGCTCGCAAACCCTGCTGGACAAGGCGTCCAAGCTGGCCGACGGCTTCGAGAACCTGGCCGGTGGCCGTCACCTGAACCAGTTCGCCAACATCGCCCTGGCGATCATCGCGTTGGGTTCGATCATCCTCATTGGCCTGGTGATGGTGCGTGAAACCAACCGCCGGCTGTCCGAGACCGCGGAAAAGAACGAACGTAACCAGGCGGCGATTCTGCGTCTGCTCGACGAAATTGCCGACCTCGCGGACGGTGACCTGACCGTGGCCGCGACCGTGACCGAAGACTTCACCGGCGCCATCGCGGACTCCATCAACTACTCCATCGACCAGCTCCGCGAGCTGGTGGAAACCATCAACCAGACCGCCGTGCAGGTGGCCGCCGCCGCCCAGGAAACCCAGGCTACGGCGATGCACCTGGCCGAGGCTTCCGAGCACCAGGCGCAGGAAATCGCCGGCGCATCCGCGGCGATCAACGAGATGGCGGTGTCCATTGACCAGGTATCGGCGAACGCCAGCGAATCCTCCGCGGTAGCGGAACGTTCGGTAGCCATCGCCAACAAGGGCAACGAGGTGGTGCACAACACCATCACCGGCATGGACAACATCCGTGAGCAGATCCAGGACACCTCGAAGCGGATCAAGCGCCTCGGTGAATCGTCCCAGGAGATCGGTGACATCGTTAGCCTGATTAACGACATCGCCGACCAGACCAACATCCTCGCCCTGAACGCCGCGATCCAGGCGTCCATGGCCGGCGACGCGGGCCGTGG is a genomic window of Pseudomonas knackmussii B13 containing:
- a CDS encoding methyl-accepting chemotaxis protein, whose protein sequence is MKKIKTGNLFSGARSSSLIAVLFIVLIVAIVLLFANFAYLNTQSNHDKQYIGHAGELRVLSQRIAKNATEAAAGKSEAFKLLKEARNDFEKRWNVLQKGDETTGLPPSPAMVQPQMADVQKDWDQLRKNTDSILASEQTVLSLHQVAATLAETIPQLQVTYEEVVDILLENGAPAEQVAVAQRQSLLAERILGSVNKVLAGDENSVQAADSFGRDASLFGRVLKGMKEGNAAMNITKVTNAEALDRLNEISELFEFVSGSVDEILETSPELFQVRESANTIFTSSQTLLDKASKLADGFENLAGGRHLNQFANIALAIIALGSIILIGLVMVRETNRRLSETAEKNERNQAAILRLLDEIADLADGDLTVAATVTEDFTGAIADSINYSIDQLRELVETINQTAVQVAAAAQETQATAMHLAEASEHQAQEIAGASAAINEMAVSIDQVSANASESSAVAERSVAIANKGNEVVHNTITGMDNIREQIQDTSKRIKRLGESSQEIGDIVSLINDIADQTNILALNAAIQASMAGDAGRGFAVVADEVQRLAERSSAATKQIEALVKTIQTDTNEAVISMEQTTSEVVRGARLAQDAGVALEEIEKVSKTLAALIQNISNAARQQASSAGHISNTMNVIQEITSQTSAGTTATARSIGNLAKMASEMRNSVSGFKLPDLEQA